The following proteins are co-located in the Elusimicrobiaceae bacterium genome:
- a CDS encoding TatD family hydrolase, with the protein MNIRYCDSHAHLCDRAFETDRDTVIARARACGTDLIFETPCVPDDWAPALELCARYPGKIYAVCGIHPQDCEQATPENLARLTELLRLPQVRGLGEIGLDYARCNQSFEEQAAALGKILRHTAGSRKPVVLHCRNPFDGSGKRNAYQEMFSVMRACWTPHFNGRFSGILHCFCGDGPDLRAALDMGLAIGVNGTISYPKNGMLRELIKSAGLNNIVLETDCPYLPPQSGRGKRNEPSKIPEICAHAAALLGVTPEQAAEATLANALEIFAPGG; encoded by the coding sequence ATGAACATAAGATACTGCGATTCACACGCGCACCTGTGCGACCGCGCTTTCGAAACCGACCGCGACACCGTGATCGCCCGCGCCCGCGCCTGCGGCACTGACCTCATTTTTGAAACCCCCTGCGTGCCGGACGACTGGGCGCCCGCGCTTGAGCTGTGCGCGCGCTATCCGGGGAAAATTTATGCGGTCTGCGGCATTCATCCGCAGGACTGCGAACAAGCCACGCCCGAAAACCTTGCCCGGCTGACGGAACTGCTCCGGCTCCCGCAGGTGCGGGGGCTTGGCGAAATAGGGCTGGATTACGCCCGCTGCAACCAGAGCTTCGAGGAGCAGGCCGCCGCGCTGGGGAAGATTTTACGCCATACCGCCGGCTCGCGCAAACCCGTGGTGTTGCACTGCCGCAACCCGTTTGACGGCTCGGGAAAACGCAACGCCTACCAGGAAATGTTCTCGGTCATGCGCGCCTGCTGGACCCCGCATTTCAACGGGCGGTTCAGCGGCATACTGCACTGTTTCTGCGGCGACGGGCCCGATCTGCGCGCCGCGCTGGACATGGGCCTCGCCATCGGCGTGAACGGCACCATATCCTATCCGAAAAACGGCATGCTGCGCGAACTGATAAAATCCGCCGGGCTGAATAATATCGTGCTGGAAACCGACTGCCCGTACCTGCCCCCCCAGTCGGGCCGGGGCAAGCGCAACGAACCATCGAAAATACCGGAAATCTGCGCGCACGCGGCGGCGCTGCTGGGCGTGACGCCGGAGCAGGCGGCCGAAGCCACGCTCGCCAACGCGCTTGA
- the rlmN gene encoding 23S rRNA (adenine(2503)-C(2))-methyltransferase RlmN, with the protein MKFEQLKKYLKEQGYPGYRTAQVREAVFERMISGWDEAGVLPEKLRRDLAKNFPILSFAAKKVLSSAEGNAHKALLVLADKVKIETVLMNTFKNNWSVCVSTQVGCPVRCSFCATGKRGFKRNLHAEEITDQVLFWNQYVVKHGIAERISSVVFMGMGEPLLNYAATVKAVRDLSDPDYLNIGHRHISVSTSGHAEKIRAFALELPQVNLAVSLHTAIDAERDELVPINRRYNLAALRDALQYYLAKTGRQLFIEYTVIGGVNDTHKHIRLLNEWIKAIPNHYLIHINLIACNPADGTEPSPAARAGLDDFAAALTGCGLSVSVRRSLGGDIAGACGQLAGR; encoded by the coding sequence ATGAAATTCGAGCAACTGAAAAAATATCTGAAAGAGCAGGGCTACCCCGGCTACCGCACCGCACAGGTCCGCGAGGCTGTGTTTGAGCGGATGATCTCCGGCTGGGACGAGGCCGGCGTGCTGCCGGAAAAACTCCGGCGTGATCTGGCGAAAAACTTTCCGATCCTGTCGTTTGCCGCGAAAAAGGTGCTCTCGTCCGCCGAGGGCAATGCGCACAAGGCGCTGCTGGTGCTGGCGGATAAGGTTAAAATTGAAACCGTGCTGATGAACACTTTCAAAAATAACTGGAGCGTCTGCGTTTCCACGCAGGTGGGCTGCCCCGTGCGGTGTTCGTTCTGCGCGACCGGCAAACGCGGGTTCAAGCGCAACCTGCACGCCGAGGAAATAACCGACCAGGTGCTGTTCTGGAACCAGTATGTGGTAAAACACGGGATCGCGGAGCGGATTTCCAGCGTGGTGTTTATGGGCATGGGCGAGCCGTTGCTGAATTACGCGGCCACAGTCAAAGCCGTGCGGGACCTGAGCGACCCGGATTATCTCAATATAGGGCACCGGCATATTTCCGTGTCCACTTCCGGTCACGCGGAAAAAATCCGCGCGTTCGCGCTGGAACTGCCGCAGGTCAATCTGGCGGTGTCTTTGCATACGGCGATAGATGCCGAACGGGACGAACTGGTGCCGATCAACCGCAGATACAATCTTGCGGCCCTGCGCGACGCGCTGCAATATTATCTGGCCAAAACCGGCCGGCAGTTATTCATAGAATACACCGTGATAGGCGGCGTCAACGACACGCATAAGCATATTCGGCTGCTTAACGAGTGGATCAAGGCGATCCCGAACCATTATCTCATACACATCAACCTTATTGCCTGCAATCCGGCGGACGGGACGGAACCGTCGCCCGCCGCGCGCGCCGGGCTGGACGATTTCGCCGCCGCGCTTACGGGCTGCGGGCTGAGCGTGAGCGTGCGCCGCAGTCTGGGCGGCGATATAGCCGGAGCCTGCGGCCAGCTGGCCGGCAGGTGA
- a CDS encoding type II toxin-antitoxin system HicA family toxin: MKRKTFIRHLGEHGCELLREGGKYSVYKNPANGAEVPVTRHPEIADYTVKKLCKELWIDSPK; encoded by the coding sequence ATGAAGCGCAAAACATTCATCAGGCATCTGGGCGAACACGGCTGCGAACTGCTGCGGGAAGGCGGGAAGTACTCGGTTTACAAAAATCCCGCCAACGGAGCCGAGGTTCCGGTCACGCGGCACCCTGAAATCGCGGATTATACCGTAAAAAAACTGTGCAAGGAGCTGTGGATTGATTCCCCGAAGTGA
- a CDS encoding sigma-70 family RNA polymerase sigma factor: MTDAELVRLVRCGDGAAFEALMTRYKGPVYGYILSLVHSEDVAGDIFQEVFIKVFKNIGGYREEGKFGAWVYRMASNLAMDHFRRSGRLGAKEIALDGEDAETELHSVIASSEQTPEQRLAGLEDVVRVRAALDRLPPEQKEVVMLKEFSGMTFQEIADSLQVPLGTVLARGSRAIKKLRTMLESENEPM; the protein is encoded by the coding sequence ATGACCGACGCCGAACTGGTCAGGCTTGTCCGGTGCGGTGACGGGGCTGCTTTTGAAGCCCTGATGACCAGGTATAAAGGTCCCGTTTACGGTTATATTCTCTCCCTGGTTCACAGCGAAGATGTTGCGGGCGATATTTTCCAGGAAGTGTTTATCAAGGTGTTTAAAAATATCGGCGGGTACCGCGAAGAGGGGAAATTCGGGGCCTGGGTCTACAGAATGGCGTCTAATCTGGCGATGGACCATTTCCGCCGGAGCGGACGGCTGGGCGCGAAAGAGATTGCGCTGGACGGAGAAGACGCGGAAACGGAGCTGCATTCCGTGATCGCGTCTTCCGAACAGACTCCCGAACAGCGGCTGGCAGGGCTGGAAGATGTCGTGCGGGTGCGCGCGGCGCTAGACCGGCTGCCGCCCGAACAGAAGGAAGTCGTCATGCTTAAAGAGTTTTCGGGCATGACGTTTCAGGAAATAGCCGATTCGCTGCAGGTGCCGCTCGGAACCGTGCTCGCGCGCGGAAGCCGGGCGATAAAAAAAC